One Triticum dicoccoides isolate Atlit2015 ecotype Zavitan chromosome 5B, WEW_v2.0, whole genome shotgun sequence genomic window carries:
- the LOC119311322 gene encoding vegetative cell wall protein gp1-like — translation MASSYLAILVLLLLRLSGGAVAVSSSYIARTTEQQIIATVAPAAFADADDGGQSAAQPFLASPSGSFAAYLRRAAVGDGGSGDVCYVEVVQQQGGGGGTSSVWESECTPVGGAETCDLAFSPVGLELFAGGHSLWDTAVDSDPVMLSLDGAGDMRIVSRDGVTVWRTRDEPWTGRRCGAAALPVSSPSMEDVLPPPSATGTPPAATSTLASPWGSGFTFGDQTAPPGDMPPDQMLPPPPPADDDDDDSADLPDLPLPPPPPPSDPSTDWPDLQLPPPPADMHPIPETPNQPLYSSPPPADTHPIPETPDQPLYSSPPPGVMHPIPESPDQPLHSPPPPAPPTPFAPPQTPLPPVDTPPLVPSPGAGIATPPASSDDDNMTFSPPPHGTPHPRHLPLGASPPTVPGAVAPISGGHGPLPFGQGQGQHGQGQGVFGQQQNQLLNGGGQRLEDSAAERP, via the coding sequence ATGGCCTCTTCTTACCTTGCGATCCTAGTGCTACTCTTGCTGCGGCTCTCCGGCGGCGCCGTCGCCGTCTCCTCCAGCTACATCGCAAGGACCACGGAGCAGCAGATCATCGCCACCGTCGCACCGGCCGCCTTTGCCGACGCCGATGACGGCGGCCAGAGCGCAGCGCAGCCTTTCCTCGCGTCCCCCTCCGGGTCGTTCGCCGCCTacctccgccgcgccgccgtggGCGATGGCGGGAGCGGGGACGTGTGCTACGTCGAGGTTGTCCAGCAGCAGGGGGGCGGTGGCGGGACCAGCAGCGTGTGGGAGTCGGAGTGCACGCCTGTGGGCGGTGCCGAGACCTGCGACCTGGCCTTCTCGCCGGTGGGGCTTGagctcttcgccggcgggcactcGCTGTGGGACACCGCTGTCGACTCCGACCCCGTGATGCTCAGCCTCGACGGCGCCGGCGACATGAGGATCGTCAGCAGGGACGGCGTCACGGTGTGGAGGACGAGGGACGAGCCGTGGACGGGGCGGAGGTGCGGCGCCGCGGCATTGCCGGTGTCGTCGCCTTCGATGGAGGACGTGCTCCCGCCGCCGTCGGCCACTGGCACGCCTCCAGCGGCGACGTCGACTCTTGCTAGTCCGTGGGGCTCGGGCTTCACTTTCGGAGACCAAACGGCGCCACCAGGTGACATGCCGCCTGACCAgatgctgccgccgccaccgccagctgacgacgacgacgacgattcgGCCGACTTGCCTGACctgccgctgccaccgccgcctcctccgtCTGACCCGTCAACGGACTGGCCGGACCTGCAGCTGCCTCCACCGCCGGCGGACATGCACCCGATCCCCGAGACGCCGAACCAGCCTCTGTACTCGTCTCCACCGCCGGCGGACACGCACCCGATCCCCGAGACGCCGGACCAGCCTCTGTACTCGTCGCCACCGCCAGGGGTCATGCACCCGATCCCCGAGTCACCGGACCAGCCTCTGCACTCGCCACCACCTCCAGCTCCTCCGACCCCCTTTGCCCCGCCCCAGACGCCATTGCCACCCGTCGACACGCCCCCGCTCGTGCCATCTCCCGGCGCGGGCATCGCCACGCCACCAGCTTCATCGGACGACGACAACATGACATTCTCGCCACCGCCTCACGGCACGCCGCACCCGCGCCACCTTCCACTTGGAGCCTCGCCGCCGACGGTGCCGGGGGCAGTGGCGCCGATCAGCGGCGGCCATGGCCCGCTCCCGTTCGGGCAGGGGCAGGGGCAGCATGGGCAAGGGCAGGGGGTGTTCGGGCAGCAGCAGAACCAGCTGCTGAACGGCGGGGGGCAGCGGCTGGAGGACAGCGCTGCGGAGCGGCCGTGA
- the LOC119309929 gene encoding disease resistance protein RGA5-like, giving the protein MAMAAELKLERATPAKGDVLGQHTSVFFDPTKGLWKCRHCDWTHQLISPCRNVDFPNYQRCGQVTMEAPFGMGSLLGKLGMLLAPQGCRLPSRVKDRMHLLKEDVEDLSEYLAEMAEAEDLPLTAKRWMKEARELAYDIEDNMDMCVQPARASINTTRFICKIGRHVKIPKRLFSKRRLPKGLKWHKQIAYIAQVPAEHSGKIRSVCKAIGVVLICLPKRLKWCKHIMELISDFRMYIQEAIERHERYELHRCSIFRRRFLPADRTLLTAYGGIADMVIDDRVSEFIDSLDNDGDQQLKVVSVLGPGCLGKTALAQVLYNKFGGQFDCTAFVRVSKRPDVVRLLREMLMQVQGQQPTEYSKELDLAYSIREHLQDKRYLIIIDDIWTASAWDIISDAFPKGNHGSRVITTTQMEEVALTCCCYHSEHIFEMRPLDHDHSRKLFFSILFGSESDCPKELKEVTNKIVELCGGLPLATISIASLLSSQPVIKMDLLTHLCDSLSSCLWISPSEGTRQALNLSYNNLPHYLKICLLCLNMYPEGHTIWKDDLVKQWVAEGFIHTTEGQDMEKVAASYFNELINRRFIQTLCSKYNNEVLSCTVHDVVHDLIADKCSEGRRNVALPQKVRRLSLLFGDAKYWKTPADMRRSQVRSLTIFGLFESMPSISEFKVLRVLNLQLSGYGDRNTINLTGISDLFQLRYLKIACDICIQLPNHMLGLQCLETLVLDSEVTAVPWDIIHLPSLLHLSLLVMTNLLDWIGSMRLIGKLNNLRDLHLTYYVPSSDHLKRSMEALGSQLSGHANLKTLALVNGPFHKNAFVCDALKVTVSWEGLVPPPVLEVFEWSLHSCVLSRIPKWIGELGKLRILKIAVRDLPRDGIDAVRGLPALDMMVPELRKMVSVSGDPHQRLGAYIVEGLVARLASSGHSIYKALKCKEPRSSDLMSYMHFLYEACPYFKFGYMSANGAIAEAVKGEDMIHIIDFGISQGAQWIPLLQALATRPGGPPTVRITGIDDSLSAYARGGGLDLVGRRLSHIAGLCKVPFEFHSVAVAGDEVEEEHLMVIPGEALAVNFTLELHHIPDEAVSTANHRDRILRLVKSLSPKVVTLVEQELNTNTVPFKQRFAETLDYYTAIFESIDLTLPRDDKRIDMEQHCLAREIVNIVACEGAERVERHEVFGKWKGRLMMVGFRPWPLSSLVNATIRTLLQSYSANYQLAERDGVLYLGWKNKPLVVSSAWH; this is encoded by the exons atggccatggccgccGAGCTCAAGCTCGAGCGGGCGACGCCTGCCAA AGGGGACGTGCTTGGGCAGCATACAAGTGTCTTCTTCGATCCAACCAAAG GTTTATGGAAGTGTCGGCACTGCGATTGGACACACCAATTGATTAGTCCGTGCAGAAATGTCGATTTCCCAAATTATCAAAGGTGTGGCCAAGTTACAATGGAGGCCCCCTTTGGCATGGGATCCCTTCTTGGGAAGCTCGGCATGCTGCTAGCTCCTCAGGGGTGCAGGCTGCCGAGCCGGGTTAAGGACAGAATGCACCTCCtcaaagaagatgttgaagatttaAGCGAGTACCTTGCTGAAATGGCAGAGGCAGAGGACCTTCCCCTGACGGCCAAGCGCTGGATGAAAGAGGCGCGCGAGCTGGCCTAtgacatcgaggataacatggACATGTGTGTACAGCCTGCCCGTGCCAGCATCAATACTACCAGGTTCATCTGCAAAATCGGCCGCCATGTTAAGATCCCCAAAAGGCTCTTCTCCAAAAGAAGACTTCCCAAGGGACTCAAGTGGCACAAACAGATTGCCTACATAGCTCAAGTGCCAGCAGAACATAGTGGGAAGATCAGATCAGTCTGCAAAGCCATTGGTGTTGTCCTCATTTGTCTTCCCAAGAGGCTCAAGTGGTGCAAGCATATCATGGAACTCATATCAGATTTCAGGATGTACATCCAAGAAGCGATTGAGCGGCATGAGAGGTATGAGCTCCACCGCTGCAGCATCTTCAGGCGTAGATTTTTACCCGCCGATCGCACGCTTCTGACTGCGTACGGAGGAATTGCTGACATGGTAATTGATGATCGGGTGAGCGAGTTCATCGACTCATTGGATAATGATGGGGATCAACAGCTCAAGGTGGTATCCGTTCTTGGACCTGGATGTCTTGGTAAAACTGCACTTGCACAAGTGTTGTACAACAAATTTGGGGGGCAATTTGATTGTACAGCTTTTGTCCGGGTGTCCAAAAGGCCTGATGTGGTGAGACTTCTCCGCGAGATGCTCATGCAAGTCCAGGGGCAGCAACCCACTGAGTATTCCAAGGAACTTGACCTTGCTTACAGTATCAGGGAACATCTACAAGATAAAAG GTActtaattattattgatgatatatgGACTGCATCAGCATGGGATATTATTAGTGATGCTTTTCCAAAAGGTAATCATGGTAGCAGAGTTATAACAACTACACAAATGGAAGAGGTTGCATTAACATGTTGTTGTTATCACTCGGAGCATATTTTTGAGATGAGGCCTCTGGATCATGATCACTCAAGAAAGCTGTTCTTTAGCATACTTTTTGGCTCTGAAAGTGACTGTCCTAAAGAACTCAAAGAAGTTACAAACAAAATTGTTGAATTATGTGGTGGTTTGCCGCTAGCAACAATCAGCATAGCTAGTCTATTATCAAGCCAGCCTGTTATAAAAATGGATCTTTTGACGCACCTCTGTGATTCGTTAAGCTCCTGTTTGTGGATATCTCCTTCAGAAGGAACAAGACAAGCATTGAACCTCAGCTACAATAATCTTCCTCACTATTTGAAGATATGCCTGCTGTGTCTGAATATGTATCCAGAGGGCCACACAATCTGGAAGGACGATTTGGTGAAGCAATGGGTCGCTGAAGGTTTCATCCATACAACAGAAGGGCAAGACATGGAGAAAGTTGCAGCAAGCTATTTCAATGAACTTATTAATAGAAGATTCATCCAAACTCTATGTAGCAAGTACAACAATGAGGTGTTGTCCTGTACTGTTCATGATGTGGTACATGATCTTATTGCAGACAAGTGTTCAGAAGGTCGAAGGAATGTGGCACTTCCTCAAAAGGTTCGACGACTATCTCTCCTCTTTGGTGATGCAAAATATTGGAAGACACCAGCAGACATGAGAAGGTCACAAGTTCGGTCGCTTACCATTTTTGGATTATTTGAGAGTATGCCTTCTATTTCAGAGTTTAAGGTTCTTCGCGTGCTAAACCTTCAATTATCCGGTTATGGTGATAGGAACACCATAAATCTCACTGGCATTTCAGATCTGTTCCAACTGAGATATTTAAAAATTGCATGTGATATCTGCATACAATTACCAAACCATATGCTAGGGCTACAATGTTTGGAAACACTAGTTCTGGATAGTGAAGTTACTGCTGTTCCATGGGATATTATTCATCTCCCAAGCTTGTTGCACCTGAGTCTGCTTGTTATGACGAATCTGTTGGATTGGATTGGCAGCATGAGGTTAATTGGCAAGCTGAACAACCTGCGAGATCTTCATCTGACCTATTATGTACCGTCTTCAGACCATCTGAAGAGAAGCATGGAAGCTCTGGGCTCTCAACTCTCAGGACATGCCAACCTAAAAACTCTAGCTCTGGTTAATGGCCCCTTTCATAAAAATGCTTTTGTTTGCGATGCTTTAAAAGTGACAGTCTCCTGGGAGGGCTTAGTACCTCCCCCAGTTCTTGAGGTGTTTGAGTGGTCGCTACACAGCTGTGTATTATCCCGTATTCCAAAGTGGATCGGAGAACTTGGCAAGCTCCGCATCTTGAAGATTGCAGTAAGGGATCTTCCAAGGGATGGTATTGATGCTGTCAGAGGTTTGCCTGCCCTT GACATGATGGTGCCAGAGTTGAGGAAAATGGTTTCAGTATCTGGTGACCCACATCAGAGACTTGGAGCCTACATTGTGGAAGGACTTGTTGCCAGGCTTGCCTCCTCCGGCCACTCGATCTACAAAGCTCTGAAGTGCAAAGAGCCAAGGAGTTCTGACCTCATGTCCTACATGCATTTCCTGTATGAGGCCTGCCCTTACTTCAAGTTTGGCTACATGTCGGCAAACGGTGCAATTGCAGAGGCTGTAAAGGGTGAAGATATGATCCATATAATCGACTTTGGTATCTCTCAAGGAGCTCAATGGATTCCTCTCCTTCAGGCTCTTGCGACCAGGCCTGGTGGACCACCAACTGTAAGGATCACAGGAATTGATGATTCACTATCAGCCTATGCGCGAGGTGGTGGGCTCGATTTAGTCGGGAGGAGGCTATCACACATCGCTGGTCTGTGCAAGGTTCCCTTTGAATTCCATTCGGTTGCTGTCGCTGGTGATGAAGTGGAAGAGGAGCATCTCATGGTCATCCCTGGGGAAGCTCTTGCAGTGAACTTCACCCTGGAGCTGCACCACATTCCGGATGAGGCTGTGAGCACGGCAAACCACCGAGACCGGATCCTAAGGCTGGTGAAAAGCTTGTCTCCCAAGGTGGTAACCCTTGTGGAGCAGGAGCTCAACACGAACACGGTCCCCTTCAAGCAGAGGTTTGCAGAGACGCTTGACTACTACACTGCCATATTCGAGTCCATCGACCTGACGCTACCAAGGGACGACAAGAGGATCGACATGGAGCAGCACTGCCTGGCGAGGGAGATTGTGAACATTGTTGCCTGCGAGGGTGCGGAGAGGGTGGAGCGGCACGAGGTCTTCGGCAAGTGGAAGGGGCGCCTCATGATGGTCGGATTTAGGCCGTGGCCGCTCAGCTCGCTGGTGAACGCCACCATCAGGACGCTGCTGCAGAGCTACTCGGCAAACTACCAGCTCGCGGAGAGGGACGGGGTGCTATACCTCGGATGGAAGAATAAGCCCCTGGTGGTTTCGTCTGCGTGGCACTAG
- the LOC119311321 gene encoding protein XAP5 CIRCADIAN TIMEKEEPER has protein sequence MSGFGDGYVGTAQDAVKIRRLEKQREAERRKIEELKNKNADGQPGLLQFGSSTSEILETAFKKETVGLVTREQYVEKRVNIRTKIEEEEKEKLQKLQQEEEELQMQKRKKRRVRGDPRLSFYDDIGNGSDEDEFENQETQKKQLGKDPTVETSFLPDREREAEEQAERERLKMQWSREQELIKNEPLSITYSYWDGTGHRRAIQVRKGDSIGEFLRAVQQQLAPEFREVRTTSVENLLYVKEDLIIPHQHSFYELIINKARGKSGPLFHFDVHEDVRTIADATKEKDESHAGKVVERHWYEKNKHIFPASRWEIYDPTKKWERYTIHGD, from the exons ATGTCGGGGTTCGGCGACGGGTACGTGGGCACCGCGCAGGATGCGGTGAAGATCCGGCGGCTTGAGAAGCAGCGCGAGGCGGAGCGCCGGAAGATCGAGGAGCTCAAGAACAAGAACGCCGACGGGCAGCCGGGCCTCCTCCAGTTCGGCTCCAGCACCTCCGAG ATTCTTGAGACTGCATTCAAGAAGGAAACTGTCGGCCTAGTTACGAGGGAGCAGTATGTTGAGAAG AGGGTTAACATACGAACTAAGATTGAGGAGGAAGAGAAAGAGAAGCTTCAAAAATTGCAACAAGA AGAAGAAGAACTGCAAatgcagaaaaggaaaaagagGAGAGTGAGGGGAGATCCACGCTTGTCATTCTATGATGACATTGGGAACGGAAGTGACGAGGATGAGTTTGAGAACC AAGAAACTCAGAAGAAACAACTTGGAAAGGATCCCACAGTTGAGACAAGTTTTCTACCTGACAG agagagagaggcagaggAACAAGCAGAGCGAGAACGCTTGAAGATGCAGTGGTCGCGTGAGCAAGAATTGATCAAAA ATGAACCTCTTTCAATCACTTACAGTTACTGGGATGGTACTGGTCACAGGAGAGCTATCCAG GTGCGTAAAGGTGACTCTATTGGAGAATTCTTGAGGGCTGTTCAACAGCAGCTTGCTCCGGAGTTCCGTGAAGTACGGACAACATCGGTTGAGAACCTACTCTATGTGAAGGAAGATCTCATTATCCCTCAT CAACACAGCTTCTACGAGTTAATCATTAATAAAGCAAGGGGCAAGAGTGGACCG CTTTTCCACTTTGATGTTCACGAGGATGTGCGTACCATTGCTGATGCAACAAAAGAGAAGGATGAG TCTCATGCGGGGAAGGTTGTGGAGAGACACTGGTACGAGAAGAACAAACACATATTCCCGGCCTCGAGATGGGAG ATCTATGACCCGACTAAGAAGTGGGAGCGCTACACGATCCATGGAGATTAG